In Streptococcus uberis, a single window of DNA contains:
- the ricT gene encoding regulatory iron-sulfur-containing complex subunit RicT, with product MTKTIGLHFPEFNAIKYVKTDKDFPLGTWLLVKDDKGSRLAQVKQGMKQLQQAQLPGDMPYVIGKASDMDMKAYRANLAYAEASKADVKALIKQNQLSMKVIDIIFPLDRSYVLITFSAEERVDFRQLLKDLAALFKTRIELRQLNNREEAKVYGGIGPCGRPICCSTFLGEFPAVSIKMLKNQDLSLNSGKSLGYCGRFLCCLQYEDAFYSDRKKRFPDYGTLVETKEGKGRVVSVNIFEETVKVAFEDKQSCMTYILEEIKIGQ from the coding sequence ATGACAAAAACAATAGGACTTCATTTTCCAGAATTTAATGCCATCAAATATGTAAAAACAGATAAGGATTTTCCGCTTGGAACCTGGTTGCTTGTCAAAGATGACAAAGGTAGTCGATTAGCACAAGTTAAACAAGGCATGAAGCAACTGCAGCAGGCACAGTTGCCAGGTGATATGCCTTACGTGATTGGGAAAGCAAGTGATATGGATATGAAGGCATACCGCGCCAATTTAGCCTATGCGGAGGCATCTAAAGCGGATGTTAAGGCCTTAATTAAGCAAAACCAGTTGTCCATGAAGGTCATTGATATCATTTTCCCATTGGATAGAAGCTACGTCCTCATCACTTTTTCAGCAGAAGAACGAGTGGACTTTAGACAATTATTAAAGGATCTGGCTGCGCTTTTTAAAACACGCATTGAGTTAAGGCAATTAAATAATCGGGAAGAAGCAAAGGTCTACGGTGGTATTGGACCTTGTGGCAGACCTATTTGTTGTTCAACATTCTTGGGAGAATTTCCAGCAGTCTCTATTAAAATGTTGAAAAATCAGGATTTATCATTGAATTCAGGTAAATCATTGGGCTATTGTGGTCGTTTTTTGTGCTGCTTACAATACGAAGATGCCTTTTACAGTGACCGAAAGAAGAGGTTTCCTGATTATGGCACTTTAGTTGAAACAAAAGAAGGAAAAGGTAGAGTTGTTTCTGTTAATATTTTTGAGGAGACTGTAAAGGTTGCCTTTGAAGATAAACAGTCATGCATGACCTATATACTAGAGGAGATTAAGATTGGTCAATAA
- the serC gene encoding 3-phosphoserine/phosphohydroxythreonine transaminase, which translates to MTIYNFSAGPAVLPKPVLEKAQAEMLDYRSSGMSVLEMSHRSKEFDAIIKDAEYLLRELMAIPDHYRVLFLQGGASTQFSMIPLNLAKGKKAYYHVAGSWGKKAYTEAVKLSKTIPFEPILLASSEEETFSYVPTFDKDVIDPDAAYVHLTTNNTIEGTALYDIPDTNGVPIVADMSSNILAVRYKVNDFGMIYAGAQKNIGPAGVTVVIIRNDLLNSEPALSSMLDYKIQADAQSLYNTPPAYSIYIAKMVFEWVKSLGGLDQMEVKNREKSGLLYSFIEQSSFYQSPVKNPKDRSVANIPFTTPNKDLDEKFVKEAEAAGFKNIKGHRSVGGMRASLYNAFPVEGVIALIDFMRVFENQNSQ; encoded by the coding sequence ATGACAATTTATAATTTTTCTGCAGGTCCTGCAGTATTGCCAAAACCCGTGCTTGAAAAGGCACAAGCTGAAATGCTTGATTACCGTTCCAGTGGTATGAGTGTTTTGGAGATGTCGCACCGATCCAAAGAATTTGATGCTATTATAAAAGATGCTGAGTATTTATTACGCGAATTAATGGCTATTCCTGATCATTATCGTGTATTATTTTTACAAGGTGGCGCATCGACGCAATTTTCTATGATTCCGTTAAATTTAGCAAAAGGAAAAAAAGCTTATTATCACGTGGCTGGTTCTTGGGGTAAAAAAGCTTATACTGAAGCCGTTAAACTCTCTAAAACAATTCCTTTTGAACCTATTTTATTGGCTTCTTCTGAGGAAGAAACTTTTAGCTATGTTCCAACGTTTGACAAAGACGTCATTGATCCTGATGCAGCTTACGTTCATTTAACAACGAATAATACGATTGAAGGCACAGCGCTTTACGATATTCCTGATACAAATGGTGTGCCTATAGTAGCAGATATGTCATCAAATATATTAGCAGTACGGTATAAGGTTAATGATTTTGGAATGATTTATGCAGGAGCTCAAAAAAATATTGGGCCTGCAGGCGTTACAGTAGTCATCATTCGAAATGATTTGCTGAATTCTGAGCCTGCATTATCCAGTATGTTGGACTATAAAATTCAAGCGGATGCTCAATCCTTATACAATACACCACCTGCTTATAGCATTTATATTGCCAAAATGGTTTTTGAATGGGTAAAATCCTTAGGCGGTTTAGATCAGATGGAAGTCAAAAATCGTGAAAAATCTGGCTTGCTTTATAGTTTTATTGAACAATCAAGCTTTTATCAAAGCCCGGTTAAAAATCCTAAGGATCGCTCGGTTGCAAACATCCCATTTACAACACCGAACAAAGACTTAGATGAAAAATTTGTGAAAGAAGCTGAAGCAGCAGGATTTAAGAATATTAAGGGACATAGAAGCGTAGGTGGAATGCGCGCCAGCTTATACAATGCCTTTCCTGTTGAAGGCGTCATTGCTCTTATTGATTTTATGAGAGTTTTTGAAAATCAAAATAGTCAATAA
- a CDS encoding cation transporter, giving the protein MNYKNIEKKALLISSIVNGINAFAGIFIYIITGLNALLLDSVFSVIGLVSSIAAIYISKNSHKKTDNFPRGLYFLEPLFGVLKSIATLMLLLIALLESGAVAYSYFTYGEGELIHTGPVLPYTILTGMLCFALSYYNYRKNKAINNLSTILHAESKANLVDGLISIGIGITVFLLNFISQDGHLGFFHYTGDFFITVILVLLSFKEPLTILIHSFKEFAYSTVQNEKLEEAIVYIVNHHLKEHQDDYDIFVHKQGMQINVRILILDLESHHIITQFALKKADLLNHLRKKFDQIHLEFVF; this is encoded by the coding sequence ATGAACTACAAAAATATAGAAAAAAAAGCACTTTTAATCTCTTCAATTGTTAATGGCATTAATGCTTTCGCTGGTATTTTTATTTATATTATCACGGGATTAAACGCACTTTTATTAGATAGTGTCTTTTCGGTCATTGGACTTGTTTCTTCAATTGCTGCTATCTATATTAGTAAAAATAGCCACAAAAAAACAGATAATTTTCCTAGGGGTCTCTATTTCTTGGAGCCATTATTTGGGGTATTAAAATCAATAGCTACTTTAATGTTACTACTGATTGCACTTCTTGAAAGTGGCGCAGTCGCTTATTCATATTTTACATATGGTGAAGGTGAACTCATCCACACAGGTCCCGTTTTACCCTATACAATTCTAACAGGTATGCTTTGCTTCGCCCTTTCCTACTATAACTATCGAAAAAATAAGGCAATCAATAATCTTAGTACAATTTTACATGCTGAAAGCAAGGCAAATTTAGTAGACGGTCTTATCTCCATTGGTATCGGAATAACCGTTTTTCTTCTAAATTTCATCAGTCAAGATGGACATCTGGGCTTTTTCCATTACACAGGTGATTTTTTTATCACGGTTATATTAGTGCTTCTTTCCTTTAAAGAACCCTTAACGATATTAATCCATTCCTTTAAAGAATTTGCCTATTCGACAGTTCAAAATGAAAAACTTGAAGAAGCAATCGTTTATATCGTTAATCACCATCTAAAAGAACATCAAGATGATTATGACATTTTTGTTCATAAACAAGGAATGCAAATAAACGTCAGAATATTAATTTTAGATCTTGAAAGTCATCACATTATCACACAGTTTGCTTTAAAAAAGGCAGATTTATTGAATCATTTACGAAAAAAATTTGATCAAATTCATCTAGAATTTGTTTTCTAA
- a CDS encoding DNA polymerase III subunit delta' — MTIETQAPKAYSAFKQVLQEDRLNHAYLFSGDYANLEMAIFLAKSCFCQEKTNGLPCQHCRTCQLIENNEFSDMTLLEPSGQVIKTETVKEMMKNFSRTGYESEKQVFIIKDCEKMHVNAANSLLKYIEEPQSASYIFLLTNDDNLVLPTIKSRTQIFHFPKDEAFLSLEAQKKGLLKSQADLLAKLAKNPKDLERLASENKVLDLMTLCQKFVSVLIKDKAKAYLEVNRLNHVASEKSDQDTILKLLTFILANNYSQPNALHYLDALYQARLMWQSNVSFQNSLEYMVLS; from the coding sequence GTGACTATTGAAACCCAGGCCCCGAAGGCTTATTCGGCATTTAAACAAGTGTTACAAGAAGACCGATTAAACCATGCCTATTTATTTTCAGGCGATTATGCAAATCTTGAAATGGCTATTTTTCTTGCCAAATCTTGTTTTTGTCAGGAAAAAACGAATGGTCTCCCTTGTCAACATTGTCGAACGTGTCAATTGATTGAAAACAATGAATTTTCTGATATGACCTTGTTAGAACCATCAGGTCAAGTCATCAAAACAGAGACTGTCAAAGAAATGATGAAAAATTTTTCTCGGACAGGCTATGAAAGTGAAAAACAAGTTTTTATTATTAAAGATTGTGAGAAGATGCATGTTAATGCTGCTAATAGTCTCTTGAAATATATAGAAGAACCACAAAGTGCCTCCTATATTTTTCTATTAACAAACGATGATAATCTTGTTCTTCCAACTATAAAAAGTCGCACACAAATTTTTCATTTTCCTAAAGATGAAGCTTTTTTATCCCTTGAGGCTCAAAAAAAAGGACTCTTAAAAAGTCAGGCGGACTTATTGGCTAAGCTGGCTAAAAATCCCAAGGACTTAGAGCGATTGGCATCTGAAAATAAAGTGCTTGATTTAATGACACTTTGTCAAAAATTTGTATCAGTACTTATTAAAGACAAGGCCAAAGCCTATCTTGAAGTCAATCGTCTTAATCATGTAGCCAGTGAAAAAAGTGATCAAGATACGATTTTGAAATTATTAACTTTTATTTTGGCCAATAATTATAGTCAACCAAATGCCCTCCATTACCTTGATGCGCTTTATCAGGCCCGACTCATGTGGCAGAGTAACGTATCTTTCCAAAATAGTCTAGAATATATGGTGCTATCATGA
- the rsmI gene encoding 16S rRNA (cytidine(1402)-2'-O)-methyltransferase codes for MKIQKSFKKDQIFGTLYLVPTPIGNLQDMTFRAVSTLKEVDYICAEDTRNTGILLKHFGIETRQLSFHEHNAFDKIPQLIAYLKEGKSLAQVSDAGMPSISDPGHDLVKAAIAEDISVVALPGASAGITALIASGLVPQPHIFYGFLPRKLGQKLEFLQDKKNYPETQIFYESPHRVSDTLRHIKDVYGDRQVVLVRELTKYYEEYQRGTISELIEAIDQAPLKGECLLIVEGYLADKQVVLEDLDLFSLVKAEVEQGLKPNQAIKKVAKTYHINRQEVYNAYHGLD; via the coding sequence ATGAAGATTCAAAAAAGTTTTAAAAAAGACCAAATATTTGGGACACTCTATCTAGTACCAACACCAATCGGAAATTTACAAGATATGACATTTCGAGCTGTATCAACCTTAAAAGAGGTTGATTATATTTGTGCAGAAGATACACGTAATACAGGTATCCTACTGAAACATTTTGGTATTGAAACGCGACAACTTTCCTTTCATGAGCACAATGCTTTTGACAAGATACCGCAATTAATTGCTTATCTCAAGGAAGGCAAATCTTTGGCACAAGTCTCAGATGCAGGCATGCCTTCAATCTCAGATCCTGGCCATGATTTAGTTAAAGCAGCTATTGCTGAAGATATCAGCGTTGTTGCTTTACCAGGGGCGTCTGCGGGGATTACAGCTTTAATTGCAAGTGGTCTAGTTCCACAACCACATATCTTTTATGGCTTTTTACCCCGAAAATTAGGTCAAAAATTAGAATTCTTGCAGGATAAAAAGAACTATCCAGAGACACAGATTTTTTATGAATCTCCTCATCGAGTGAGTGACACTCTCAGACATATTAAGGATGTTTATGGGGATCGACAAGTTGTCTTAGTCAGAGAATTAACAAAGTACTATGAAGAATATCAAAGAGGCACAATTTCAGAATTAATAGAAGCTATTGACCAAGCCCCTTTAAAAGGTGAATGTCTTCTCATTGTTGAAGGTTATTTAGCAGACAAGCAAGTAGTTCTTGAGGACTTGGATCTTTTTTCACTCGTCAAAGCAGAAGTTGAACAGGGACTAAAACCCAATCAGGCCATTAAAAAAGTAGCAAAAACTTATCATATCAATCGCCAAGAAGTATATAATGCTTATCATGGATTGGATTAA
- the yabA gene encoding DNA replication initiation control protein YabA: protein MVTLADVEALKKQVQGLVEENTVLRLENSKLRERLSQMEHETSPKPSSRNTNDHLEGIYDEGFHICNSYYGQTRENSEECLFCTELLDRKMHHEDSKKF from the coding sequence ATGGTCACATTAGCTGATGTTGAAGCCTTAAAAAAACAAGTTCAAGGACTTGTTGAAGAAAATACGGTTTTACGGCTTGAAAATTCAAAGTTACGTGAACGACTTAGTCAAATGGAACATGAAACGAGTCCAAAGCCTAGCTCAAGAAATACCAATGACCATTTAGAAGGCATTTATGATGAAGGTTTCCATATTTGTAATTCCTATTATGGTCAAACGCGTGAAAATAGCGAAGAATGCCTATTTTGTACAGAGCTTTTAGATAGAAAGATGCATCATGAAGATTCAAAAAAGTTTTAA
- a CDS encoding phosphoglycerate dehydrogenase, with amino-acid sequence MVYSVKTFNNINQIGLKELGNAFQIDGDLSENPDAYILRSQNLHGHQFPEKLKAIARAGAGTNNIPIEDATASGIVVFNTPGANANAVKEAVIAAILLSARDYLAANKWVNTLTGDDVPKQIEAGKKQFAGSEISGKTLGVIGLGAIGARIANDAYRLGMNVLGYDPYVSIETAWNISSHVKRVNDIKEIFASSDYITVHVPLTEDTRHTFNKEAFQLMKKGTSIINFARAELVDELALNDAIETGVVKNYVTDFGHQGLLNQDKITVFPHVGGSTEEAELNCAIMASQTIRRFLETGEITNAVNFPNVHQALSAPYRITLINKNVPNIVAKISTAVSDLDINIDNIINRSKGDYAYTLLDLDECDRGKIDQLVEEFEKSDNIVRVRLITK; translated from the coding sequence ATGGTATATAGTGTTAAAACGTTTAATAATATTAATCAAATTGGTTTAAAAGAATTGGGCAATGCTTTTCAGATAGATGGTGATTTATCTGAAAACCCAGATGCATATATTCTCAGAAGTCAAAACTTACATGGCCATCAATTTCCAGAAAAACTAAAGGCAATAGCAAGAGCGGGCGCAGGCACAAATAATATTCCTATTGAAGATGCTACAGCATCAGGTATTGTTGTTTTTAATACCCCTGGGGCGAATGCAAATGCTGTGAAAGAAGCGGTTATTGCTGCGATTCTCTTATCTGCTCGTGATTATCTAGCCGCCAATAAATGGGTAAATACGCTTACGGGTGATGATGTTCCAAAACAGATTGAAGCTGGAAAAAAACAATTTGCTGGCTCTGAAATTAGTGGAAAAACCTTAGGAGTAATTGGCTTGGGTGCCATTGGGGCTCGTATTGCTAATGACGCTTATCGTCTCGGGATGAATGTCTTAGGTTATGATCCTTATGTATCTATTGAGACTGCTTGGAACATTTCAAGTCATGTTAAACGTGTTAATGATATTAAGGAAATCTTTGCCTCAAGTGACTACATTACAGTACATGTTCCACTGACAGAGGATACCCGACATACCTTTAACAAGGAAGCTTTCCAATTGATGAAGAAGGGGACAAGTATCATCAATTTTGCCCGCGCGGAACTTGTTGATGAATTAGCACTCAATGATGCTATTGAAACGGGTGTGGTAAAGAATTATGTGACTGACTTTGGTCATCAAGGATTATTGAATCAAGATAAAATCACGGTTTTCCCACATGTAGGTGGCTCAACAGAAGAAGCTGAATTAAACTGTGCTATCATGGCCAGTCAAACCATTCGTCGTTTCTTAGAAACAGGTGAAATTACAAATGCTGTGAATTTTCCCAATGTTCATCAAGCTTTGTCAGCACCCTACCGCATTACCTTAATTAATAAAAACGTTCCAAATATCGTAGCTAAAATTTCAACTGCTGTTTCTGATTTGGATATAAATATTGATAACATTATTAACCGCTCAAAAGGAGATTATGCCTATACCTTATTGGATTTAGATGAATGTGACCGTGGGAAAATCGATCAACTTGTCGAAGAATTTGAAAAAAGCGACAACATTGTCCGTGTTCGATTAATTACAAAATAA
- the tmk gene encoding dTMP kinase, translated as MTKGKIITLEGPDGAGKTSVLEQLVLKLEKDNEQSIVTTREPGGVAISESIRNIILDVNNTEMDFKTELLLYIAARRQHLVEKVLPSLSAGKLVFIDRFIDSSVAYQGEGRGLNKSDIEWLNDFATDGIKPDLTLLFDVPSEIGIARINQNVNREINRLDLEKLEMHQKVRQGYLELAKANPDRIVLIDASKPLDDVVDEAYRVIKERFAH; from the coding sequence ATGACAAAAGGAAAAATTATCACACTCGAAGGACCAGATGGAGCTGGAAAAACAAGTGTTCTTGAACAACTTGTTTTGAAATTAGAAAAAGACAATGAGCAGTCTATTGTGACAACTAGGGAACCAGGTGGTGTGGCTATTTCAGAAAGTATCCGTAACATCATTTTAGATGTTAATAATACTGAGATGGATTTTAAGACAGAGCTTTTATTATATATTGCTGCTAGACGCCAACACTTAGTGGAAAAAGTACTTCCAAGTCTTTCGGCAGGCAAGCTTGTTTTTATTGACCGTTTTATTGATAGTTCAGTTGCTTATCAAGGCGAAGGAAGAGGTTTGAATAAAAGCGACATTGAGTGGTTAAATGATTTTGCTACTGATGGTATCAAACCAGATTTAACCCTTTTGTTTGATGTACCTTCAGAAATTGGCATAGCGCGCATTAATCAGAACGTCAACCGTGAAATTAATCGCTTAGATTTGGAAAAACTAGAAATGCATCAAAAAGTTCGTCAAGGCTATCTTGAATTAGCAAAAGCAAATCCTGATCGGATTGTCCTTATTGATGCCTCTAAACCATTAGATGACGTTGTCGATGAAGCATACAGAGTGATCAAAGAAAGATTTGCTCATTAA
- a CDS encoding GNAT family N-acetyltransferase, whose product MEIRLAFPNEIQDILALIEGAKEVIASYGSDQWQDGYPNEEVIINDILSGQGYVALVDHHIVAYAAAIYGNEEAYNHIYDGQWLVDNQDYLTFHRIAVSKDMQGQALAQTFIQGLIEGFDFKDFRCDTHEKNLAMQHILQKLGYHYCGKVPLAGMRLAYQKIKEDHERADYQEIDEDSRYGI is encoded by the coding sequence ATGGAAATTAGATTGGCATTTCCAAATGAAATCCAAGATATCCTTGCCTTGATTGAAGGTGCTAAGGAAGTTATTGCTTCTTACGGTAGTGATCAGTGGCAAGATGGCTATCCTAACGAAGAAGTGATCATTAATGATATTTTATCTGGTCAGGGATATGTTGCTTTGGTTGATCATCACATTGTAGCCTATGCTGCTGCGATTTATGGCAATGAAGAGGCTTATAACCATATCTATGATGGCCAATGGTTGGTTGATAACCAAGATTATTTGACCTTTCATCGCATTGCTGTCTCAAAAGATATGCAAGGTCAAGCCTTGGCGCAAACCTTTATTCAGGGATTGATTGAAGGCTTTGATTTCAAAGATTTTCGTTGTGATACCCATGAAAAAAATCTTGCCATGCAACATATTCTACAAAAGCTTGGCTATCATTATTGTGGTAAAGTCCCTCTAGCTGGAATGCGACTTGCCTACCAAAAGATAAAAGAAGACCATGAAAGAGCGGACTATCAAGAAATTGATGAAGATAGTCGTTATGGCATTTAG
- a CDS encoding DUF5684 domain-containing protein → MTEDELMGLVILSVYGIILVIVAISALLTVIGNWRLFEKAGQNGWYAIIPFYGGFIKHKITFGEANKWLYFISWVFAIYYAYTHFCYVRAFGGSKGLAVLSLFFPGITTLILAFGKLYHEKNYHVVPHIIN, encoded by the coding sequence ATGACAGAAGACGAATTAATGGGATTGGTGATTTTAAGTGTTTATGGCATCATATTAGTTATTGTTGCCATTTCAGCACTATTAACAGTTATAGGGAATTGGCGATTGTTTGAGAAAGCTGGACAAAATGGTTGGTATGCTATCATCCCTTTTTATGGAGGTTTTATCAAACACAAAATTACATTTGGTGAAGCAAACAAGTGGTTATATTTTATTAGTTGGGTTTTTGCCATTTACTATGCTTATACTCACTTTTGCTATGTCAGAGCATTTGGTGGCTCAAAAGGTTTGGCAGTATTAAGTCTCTTTTTCCCGGGAATTACAACATTAATTCTCGCTTTTGGTAAGCTCTATCATGAAAAGAATTATCATGTAGTTCCCCACATTATTAATTAA
- a CDS encoding arsenate reductase family protein, with product MYTFYEYPKCSTCRKAKADLKQYISDFESVDIKTTPPKAELLKEWMETSDFTMKNFFNTSGNSYKEMGLKDKIDDLSIEEAAQLLSQDGMLIKRPILVKDKQVIQIGARKPYGELFK from the coding sequence ATGTACACTTTTTATGAATACCCAAAATGTTCCACTTGTCGAAAAGCCAAGGCAGATTTGAAGCAGTATATCTCCGATTTTGAGTCGGTCGATATCAAGACCACACCTCCTAAGGCAGAGCTTTTGAAGGAGTGGATGGAGACTTCAGATTTCACCATGAAGAATTTTTTCAACACCAGTGGTAACTCTTACAAAGAAATGGGTCTAAAGGATAAGATTGACGATTTAAGCATTGAGGAAGCTGCACAATTGCTCTCCCAAGATGGCATGTTAATCAAACGTCCCATTTTAGTAAAGGATAAACAAGTCATCCAAATTGGGGCTCGTAAACCCTACGGAGAATTATTTAAGTAA
- a CDS encoding copper homeostasis protein CutC: MLIKEFCAENLTNLSQLNSQQINRVELCDNLAVGGTTPSFGVIKEACDLLHEKSITVATMIRPRGGDFVYNDLELRAMEEDILKAVEAGSDALVMGLLTKDNQIDCDAIEQLLPATQGLPLVFHMAFDHIPEKDQKTAIDTLVDYGFIRILLHGSTEANDIFENLDHIRDLIQYANGKIEIMLGGGVTSQNALRLSQESGSIILHGTKIV, encoded by the coding sequence ATGTTAATCAAAGAATTTTGTGCTGAAAATTTAACAAATCTTTCCCAGCTTAACAGTCAACAGATTAATCGAGTTGAACTATGCGATAATCTTGCTGTTGGTGGTACAACCCCATCCTTCGGTGTTATCAAGGAAGCTTGTGACTTACTCCATGAAAAATCCATTACCGTTGCTACAATGATTCGACCAAGAGGTGGTGATTTTGTCTACAATGACCTTGAATTAAGAGCAATGGAGGAAGACATTTTAAAGGCAGTTGAAGCAGGTTCAGATGCTCTGGTCATGGGACTCTTAACCAAAGATAACCAAATAGATTGCGATGCTATCGAACAATTATTACCAGCAACACAAGGCTTACCCCTGGTCTTTCATATGGCCTTTGACCACATCCCAGAAAAAGATCAAAAAACAGCTATTGATACTTTGGTAGATTATGGTTTCATCCGCATTCTCCTACATGGTTCGACTGAAGCGAATGACATTTTTGAAAACCTTGACCATATTAGAGATTTGATTCAATATGCCAATGGGAAAATTGAAATCATGTTGGGTGGGGGAGTTACTAGTCAAAATGCCCTTAGATTAAGTCAAGAAAGCGGAAGCATCATCTTGCACGGAACAAAAATCGTCTAA
- a CDS encoding VOC family protein, translating into MVTALNVYLVTNGNGKEAVEFYKDAFNAEITNLMFWKDGVPDCPKDREDLVMNAQMEFNGIRLQLSDENPDFEYKVGGNMSAALIVDSIEEAQELYAKLTVNAQEIVMELQEMFWSPAYANFIDQFGIMWQINTELAN; encoded by the coding sequence ATGGTCACTGCACTTAATGTCTACTTAGTTACAAATGGTAATGGTAAAGAAGCTGTTGAATTCTACAAAGACGCTTTCAATGCTGAAATCACTAATTTAATGTTCTGGAAAGATGGTGTTCCAGATTGCCCTAAAGATCGCGAAGATCTTGTGATGAATGCACAAATGGAATTTAACGGCATCCGTCTTCAATTATCAGATGAAAATCCTGATTTTGAATACAAAGTTGGTGGTAACATGTCAGCAGCACTTATCGTTGATAGCATTGAAGAAGCTCAAGAGCTATATGCTAAATTAACAGTAAACGCTCAAGAAATCGTTATGGAACTCCAAGAAATGTTCTGGAGCCCAGCTTATGCAAACTTTATCGACCAATTCGGTATCATGTGGCAAATCAACACTGAATTAGCAAACTAA
- a CDS encoding methylated-DNA--[protein]-cysteine S-methyltransferase: MTLYKTIYQSPLGPISLIADESALIGAWFFNQKYFEDGIKQVPLEGVNAPLAAACQWLDAYFKQEKPAAADFIALKGTDFRQRVWTYLQTIPHGETRTYGQIAKALNCQSAQAVGGAVGHNPLSIFVPCHRVLGSQGQLTGYAGGLDKKIWLLEKEKGQTCTLFMNTQNVPLVEKPRQI, encoded by the coding sequence ATGACTTTATATAAGACTATTTATCAATCACCCCTAGGTCCAATCTCCTTAATTGCGGATGAGTCAGCCCTAATTGGAGCCTGGTTTTTCAATCAAAAATACTTTGAAGATGGAATAAAGCAAGTTCCACTGGAGGGAGTCAACGCACCCTTAGCAGCGGCTTGTCAATGGTTGGACGCTTATTTTAAGCAGGAAAAGCCTGCTGCAGCTGACTTTATTGCTTTAAAAGGGACCGATTTTCGCCAGCGGGTTTGGACCTATTTGCAGACGATTCCCCATGGAGAAACAAGAACTTACGGTCAAATTGCCAAGGCTTTGAATTGCCAGTCGGCTCAGGCGGTCGGGGGAGCGGTTGGTCATAATCCCTTAAGCATTTTTGTGCCCTGCCATCGTGTTCTGGGATCTCAGGGTCAATTAACGGGTTATGCCGGTGGCCTTGATAAAAAAATCTGGCTATTAGAAAAGGAGAAAGGACAGACATGTACACTTTTTATGAATACCCAAAATGTTCCACTTGTCGAAAAGCCAAGGCAGATTTGA
- a CDS encoding glyoxalase/bleomycin resistance/extradiol dioxygenase family protein, whose translation MISKSTTMLYVNDTEAAMTFWTEKMGFVITDQADSEGFKSFEVAPSLDSATKFGIHNKDMVAQANPGMNVDFPSLLFEADDLEAEYKTLTENGVATNPIMEYQGMVHFTFQDNEGNYIAVRQTI comes from the coding sequence ATGATTTCTAAATCTACAACCATGCTTTATGTTAATGACACTGAAGCTGCAATGACATTTTGGACTGAAAAAATGGGCTTTGTCATTACTGACCAAGCTGACTCAGAAGGTTTCAAATCTTTTGAAGTTGCCCCATCACTAGATTCAGCAACAAAATTTGGAATCCACAACAAAGATATGGTTGCTCAAGCAAACCCAGGAATGAACGTTGACTTCCCATCACTTCTTTTTGAAGCTGATGATTTAGAAGCTGAATACAAAACCCTTACTGAAAACGGAGTTGCTACTAATCCTATCATGGAATACCAAGGCATGGTTCATTTTACCTTTCAAGATAATGAAGGTAACTACATCGCTGTTCGTCAAACAATTTAA